From one Streptomyces sp. 846.5 genomic stretch:
- a CDS encoding FUSC family protein: MPWITALKRTARSGFTLQRAYNEPLRALRGAVGAGISAFGALLLGTPQLAVSAAIGAFIAGVATFQRSYRPRPLLALAAAVGLSLSTFVGYLASPWAPLFVLVVGVWAFMGGLAWSLGPAAGVVATNTVPAMLVVVALTENIPQALRHAGVIAVGGLVQALLVVVWPIRRWGVQRDALADAYASMADYARRLRHDPFAAFDPDPLMTARNAATVTRRQARNRPPELGGRRHTMERMRPAMAALADPRVGAAEEGPERDRAREILGAAAEVLDAMAHSIRTGDPVGVPERTYRSLAVRSTGPILTGAARQSALLLIGLLADTADSLESPGGDGDGSALGNLSRPSVHELLPVAAHAVRRNWRWSSPVLRHAVRVGVVAAVGETIGMLLPFGHGYWAPLTAVMVMRPDFSQTYSRGVARIAGTALGVVLASLVIRAAAPNDWGLTALAVVAIGGAYLTILTGYAAMSTCIAAYVVFLLAMGSTGLVSTAEERVGQTLLGGALALIAYAVFPTWQTVRLPDRLAAYIEAGGRYAAAAVAAFGAPSADSYRAVREALLDHRQARAELLTASAQAADEPVRHRGLRNSQISGARSAMAGLGRTALLLEAHLPPLAGGSGSELSAPGPDPVPGAERFAAVLREETARAAEAVRLDQPVDLTPVRLQYESWAAELPDPDEESTDPRHLVVRDAGYLVAALEGLQQALRKQQ, from the coding sequence ATGCCCTGGATCACGGCCCTCAAGCGCACCGCCCGCTCCGGCTTCACCCTGCAGCGCGCCTACAACGAGCCGCTGCGGGCGCTGCGCGGTGCGGTCGGGGCCGGGATCAGCGCCTTCGGCGCGCTGCTGCTGGGCACTCCCCAGCTGGCGGTCTCGGCCGCGATCGGCGCGTTCATCGCCGGGGTGGCGACCTTCCAGCGCAGCTACCGGCCCCGTCCGCTGCTGGCGCTGGCCGCGGCCGTCGGGCTGTCGCTGAGCACCTTTGTCGGCTATCTCGCCTCGCCCTGGGCGCCGCTGTTCGTGCTGGTGGTCGGCGTATGGGCGTTCATGGGCGGGCTGGCCTGGTCGCTCGGGCCGGCCGCGGGCGTGGTCGCGACCAACACCGTCCCGGCCATGCTGGTCGTGGTCGCGCTGACCGAGAACATCCCGCAGGCGCTGCGGCACGCCGGGGTGATCGCGGTCGGCGGCCTGGTCCAGGCGCTGCTGGTGGTGGTGTGGCCGATCCGGCGCTGGGGCGTGCAGCGCGACGCCCTGGCCGACGCCTACGCCTCGATGGCCGACTACGCCCGGCGGCTGCGGCACGACCCCTTCGCCGCATTCGACCCGGACCCGCTGATGACGGCCAGGAACGCGGCCACGGTGACCCGCCGTCAGGCCCGGAACCGCCCGCCCGAGCTTGGCGGCCGCCGCCACACCATGGAGCGGATGCGTCCGGCCATGGCGGCGCTCGCCGACCCCCGAGTCGGCGCGGCCGAGGAGGGCCCCGAGCGGGACCGGGCCCGGGAGATCCTCGGCGCCGCCGCCGAGGTGTTGGACGCGATGGCCCACTCCATCCGCACCGGCGATCCGGTCGGCGTCCCCGAGCGCACCTACCGATCGCTGGCGGTGCGCTCGACCGGACCCATCCTCACCGGCGCAGCCCGGCAGTCCGCGCTGCTGCTGATCGGGCTGCTGGCCGACACCGCAGACTCGCTGGAGTCGCCCGGCGGCGACGGGGACGGCTCCGCGCTGGGCAACCTCTCCCGCCCCTCGGTCCATGAGCTGCTGCCGGTCGCCGCCCATGCCGTGCGCCGCAACTGGCGCTGGTCCTCCCCGGTGCTGCGGCACGCGGTGCGGGTGGGGGTGGTGGCGGCGGTGGGCGAGACCATCGGCATGCTGCTGCCGTTCGGGCACGGCTACTGGGCGCCGCTGACCGCGGTGATGGTGATGCGGCCGGACTTCTCGCAGACCTACTCCAGGGGCGTGGCCAGGATCGCGGGCACCGCCCTCGGCGTGGTCCTGGCCTCCCTGGTGATCCGGGCCGCCGCGCCGAACGACTGGGGGCTCACGGCCCTGGCCGTGGTCGCCATCGGCGGCGCCTACCTCACCATCCTCACCGGGTACGCGGCGATGAGCACCTGCATCGCCGCGTACGTGGTGTTCCTGCTGGCGATGGGCAGCACCGGCCTGGTCAGCACGGCCGAGGAGCGGGTCGGCCAGACCCTGCTCGGCGGGGCCCTGGCGCTGATCGCCTACGCCGTCTTCCCCACCTGGCAGACGGTACGGCTGCCGGACCGCCTCGCCGCCTACATCGAGGCCGGCGGCCGCTATGCGGCTGCGGCGGTGGCCGCGTTCGGGGCGCCCTCCGCGGACTCCTACCGCGCCGTCAGGGAGGCCCTGCTGGACCACCGGCAGGCCCGCGCCGAGCTGCTGACGGCCAGCGCCCAGGCGGCGGACGAACCGGTACGGCACCGGGGCCTGCGCAACTCGCAGATCAGCGGGGCCCGCTCGGCGATGGCCGGGCTGGGCCGCACCGCGCTGCTGCTGGAGGCGCACCTGCCGCCGCTCGCCGGCGGATCCGGATCCGAACTGTCAGCACCCGGGCCCGACCCCGTCCCCGGCGCCGAGCGCTTCGCGGCGGTACTCCGGGAGGAGACGGCGCGCGCCGCCGAGGCCGTCCGCCTGGACCAGCCGGTCGACCTGACCCCGGTCCGGCTGCAGTACGAGTCCTGGGCGGCGGAGCTGCCCGACCCCGACGAGGAGAGCACCGACCCGCGCCATCTCGTGGTCCGGGACGCCGGCTACCTGGTGGCGGCGCTGGAGGGGCTGCAGCAGGCACTGCGCAAGCAGCAATAG
- a CDS encoding histidine phosphatase family protein, which yields MGDVILVRHGATDWSEAGRHTSYTDRPLTENGERQAVALAGMLAEHPIAVTLCSPMLRARSTAKLAGLDSPRIVEDMHEWDYGGYEGITTAEIHRTRPTWDLWTDGVPPGPEGHPGETPGEIGARADRVLALVDQELRAAGGGDVALVAHAHFLRVLTARYLGLPAASGSLFMLATGTISRLGVEHDKHAMAAWNERPRT from the coding sequence ATGGGCGATGTGATCCTGGTCCGGCACGGCGCTACCGACTGGAGCGAGGCCGGGCGGCACACCAGCTACACCGACCGTCCGCTGACGGAGAACGGCGAGCGGCAGGCAGTCGCGCTGGCGGGGATGCTGGCCGAGCACCCGATCGCGGTGACGCTGTGCAGCCCGATGCTCCGGGCCCGGAGCACGGCCAAGCTGGCCGGTCTCGACAGCCCCCGCATCGTCGAGGACATGCACGAGTGGGACTACGGCGGCTACGAGGGCATCACCACCGCCGAGATCCACCGCACCCGCCCCACCTGGGACCTCTGGACGGACGGCGTGCCGCCGGGCCCGGAGGGCCACCCGGGCGAGACTCCCGGGGAGATCGGCGCCCGCGCCGACCGGGTCCTGGCCCTGGTCGACCAGGAGCTCCGCGCCGCCGGCGGCGGCGACGTCGCCCTGGTCGCGCACGCCCATTTCCTGCGCGTGCTGACGGCCCGCTACCTGGGGCTGCCCGCCGCCTCCGGCTCCCTCTTCATGCTGGCCACCGGGACGATCAGCCGGCTCGGCGTCGAGCACGACAAGCACGCCATGGCCGCCTGGAACGAGCGCCCGCGTACGTAG
- a CDS encoding epimerase — translation MNVIIFGASGMVGQGVLRECLLDDRVGRVLVVGRTAIGVEHPKLRELVQADPSDLSAVAAELAEYDACFFCLGVSAAGMTEDAYRAITYDLTLAVARPLAEANPELVFCYVSGAGTDSSEKGRAMWARVKGRTENDLLKLPFQAYMFRPAFIQPLHGAVSKTRSYRIIYTLFGPLLPLLRRLAPNRITSTEQIARAMLAVATAGPADSTDTPHVLDPAAINRLAG, via the coding sequence ATGAATGTCATCATCTTCGGCGCCTCCGGCATGGTCGGCCAGGGCGTGCTGCGCGAGTGCCTGCTGGACGACCGGGTGGGACGGGTGCTGGTGGTCGGCCGTACCGCCATCGGCGTCGAGCACCCCAAGCTGCGGGAACTGGTCCAGGCGGACCCCAGCGACCTCTCCGCCGTAGCCGCCGAACTCGCGGAGTACGACGCCTGCTTCTTCTGCCTGGGCGTCTCCGCCGCGGGGATGACGGAGGACGCCTACCGGGCGATCACCTACGACCTCACCCTCGCCGTGGCCCGCCCGCTCGCCGAGGCCAACCCGGAGCTGGTGTTCTGCTACGTCTCCGGCGCCGGCACCGACAGCTCCGAGAAGGGCCGGGCCATGTGGGCGCGGGTCAAGGGCCGCACCGAGAACGACCTGCTCAAGCTCCCTTTCCAGGCCTACATGTTCCGCCCGGCGTTCATCCAGCCGTTGCACGGTGCCGTGTCGAAGACGCGTTCCTACCGCATCATCTACACCCTGTTCGGCCCGCTCCTCCCCCTGCTCCGCCGCCTCGCTCCCAACCGCATCACCAGCACCGAACAGATCGCCCGCGCCATGCTGGCCGTGGCCACCGCAGGCCCGGCCGACTCGACCGACACCCCGCACGTCCTCGACCCGGCCGCGATCAACCGCCTGGCCGGGTAA
- a CDS encoding XRE family transcriptional regulator, with the protein MDINGEVPGLGARLRERRLRSRLTLEAAAARVGLSPAHLSRLETSKRQPSLPVLLGLSRAYGVPVEVLLGEESEASPLVRAPVLRAGEGEPTVAGGWTYRPAGVPGRAMQALRVHIPVRVQDAVVRVHPGEEWLYVLEGRLLLTLDREQHLLTPGDSAHFDSMRPHRLVAEEEPGVELLFVHTLLQSPTAELCIH; encoded by the coding sequence GTGGACATCAACGGCGAGGTACCCGGGCTCGGGGCCCGGCTGCGGGAGCGGCGGCTGCGCAGTCGGCTGACGCTGGAGGCGGCGGCCGCGCGGGTCGGGCTTTCGCCCGCGCACCTCTCCCGGCTGGAGACCTCCAAGCGCCAGCCCTCGCTGCCGGTGCTGCTGGGCCTGTCCCGAGCCTACGGCGTCCCCGTCGAAGTCCTGCTGGGAGAGGAGAGTGAGGCGTCGCCGCTGGTCAGGGCGCCGGTGCTGCGGGCGGGGGAGGGCGAGCCGACCGTGGCCGGGGGCTGGACCTACCGCCCGGCGGGGGTGCCGGGGCGCGCGATGCAGGCCCTGCGCGTGCACATCCCGGTGCGGGTGCAGGACGCGGTGGTCCGGGTCCACCCGGGCGAGGAGTGGCTCTACGTCCTGGAGGGACGCCTGCTGCTCACCCTCGACCGCGAGCAGCACCTCCTCACCCCGGGGGATTCGGCCCACTTCGACTCCATGCGGCCGCACCGGCTGGTGGCCGAGGAGGAGCCCGGCGTGGAGCTGCTCTTCGTCCACACCCTGCTGCAGTCGCCGACCGCCGAGCTCTGCATTCACTGA
- a CDS encoding DUF6126 family protein, translating to MASTQFPVEDGSTRTERRVGIRVFIYVIGLHVFAGFAMLLYYVGQHGR from the coding sequence ATGGCCAGTACGCAGTTCCCGGTCGAGGACGGCAGCACCCGGACCGAGCGCCGGGTCGGCATCCGGGTCTTCATCTACGTCATCGGCCTGCATGTGTTCGCGGGCTTCGCGATGCTGCTCTACTACGTGGGGCAGCACGGTCGGTGA
- a CDS encoding permease: MNDLWHALTHALSITEAMTWEITWALILGFTLSAVVQAVVRKSTIVRLLGDDRPRTLALASLLGAASSSCSYAAVALARSLFRKGANFTAAMAFEIASTNLVVELGVILALLMGWQFTAAEFVGGPIMIVVLAVLFRLFLRDRLLREAREQADHGRAGSMEGHAAMDMSVSGEGSFARRLLSREGWTSVAHVFVMEWAAILRDLVVGLLIAGAIAAWVPDSFWRTFFFDGHPLAAKLWGPLIGPLVAMVSFVCSIGNVPLAVVLWKGGISFGGVVAFIFADLLILPILNIYRKYYGLRMTAFLAATFYAAMVVAGYVVELAFGGLGLIPQQSRAKIPMDGVSWNYTTWLNIAFLLLAAALTYRFARTGGRAMLRMMGGSPDGPHSGHGDHSAMDHHHS; encoded by the coding sequence ATGAACGACCTCTGGCACGCCCTCACCCACGCACTCTCCATCACCGAAGCCATGACCTGGGAGATCACCTGGGCCCTGATCCTGGGATTCACCCTCTCGGCCGTCGTCCAGGCGGTGGTCCGCAAGTCCACCATCGTCCGCCTGCTCGGGGACGACCGTCCGCGCACCCTGGCCCTCGCCTCACTGCTCGGCGCCGCCTCGTCCTCGTGCTCCTACGCCGCCGTGGCGCTGGCCCGCTCGCTGTTCCGCAAGGGCGCGAACTTCACCGCGGCGATGGCCTTCGAGATCGCGTCGACCAATCTGGTGGTCGAACTCGGCGTGATCCTGGCCCTGCTGATGGGCTGGCAGTTCACCGCGGCCGAGTTCGTCGGCGGACCGATCATGATCGTGGTCCTCGCCGTCCTGTTCCGCCTCTTCCTGCGCGACCGACTGCTCCGCGAGGCCCGCGAGCAGGCCGACCACGGCCGGGCCGGCTCGATGGAGGGCCACGCCGCGATGGACATGTCCGTCAGCGGCGAGGGCTCCTTCGCCCGGCGGCTGCTCTCCCGCGAGGGCTGGACCTCGGTCGCGCACGTGTTCGTCATGGAATGGGCGGCGATCCTGCGCGACCTGGTCGTCGGCCTGCTCATCGCCGGGGCCATCGCCGCCTGGGTCCCCGACAGCTTCTGGCGCACCTTCTTCTTCGACGGGCACCCTCTCGCCGCGAAGCTATGGGGTCCGCTCATCGGCCCACTGGTCGCGATGGTCTCCTTCGTCTGCTCCATCGGCAACGTCCCGCTGGCGGTGGTGCTCTGGAAGGGCGGCATCAGCTTCGGCGGCGTGGTCGCCTTCATCTTCGCCGACCTGCTGATCCTCCCCATCCTCAACATCTACCGGAAGTACTACGGCCTCCGGATGACCGCCTTCCTCGCCGCGACCTTCTACGCCGCGATGGTCGTCGCCGGCTACGTGGTCGAACTCGCCTTCGGCGGCCTGGGCCTGATCCCCCAGCAGTCCCGGGCGAAGATCCCGATGGACGGCGTCAGCTGGAACTACACCACCTGGCTCAACATCGCCTTCCTCCTCCTCGCCGCCGCCCTCACCTACCGCTTCGCCCGCACCGGCGGCCGCGCCATGCTCCGCATGATGGGCGGCTCCCCGGACGGCCCCCACAGCGGACACGGCGACCACTCCGCGATGGACCACCACCACTCCTGA
- a CDS encoding ABC transporter ATP-binding protein translates to MRTPGPDWTPPARKPGAPKAPAQLRRILRLFRPYRGKLIAVGMFVGLSSLVSVASPFLLRAVLDTAIPQGRTGLLSLLALGMIAVAVANSVFNVLQTYLSTSVGQRVMHDLRTSVYAHLQRMPLAFFTRTRTGEVQSRIANDIGGMQSTVTSTATALVSSLTTVVATVVAMVALDWKLTIVSLLLLPLFVWISRRVGNERRKIATERQKQLAAISSIMQESLSVSGILLGRTMGRSRGLSDEFARESDALADLEVRADMAGRWRQSTIQIVMAAMPAVIYWAAGLTGGHGHTTAVSIGTLVAFTSLQQSLFRPTVQLLQVGVAVQVSLALFQRIFEYLDLVPDITERPDPVTRRAGAGEVRFDHVGFSYDPAAGTRPTLDDIDLTVPAGTSLAVVGETGSGKTTLSYLVPRLYDVTSGRVLIDGTDVRDLSFESLADTVGVVSQETYLFHASVADNLRFAKPDATDEELHEAARAAQIHDHIAALPDGYATMVGERGYRFSGGEKQRLAIARTILRDPPVLVLDEATSALDTQTEQAVQQALDTLSAGRTTITIAHRLSTVRDADQIVVLDEGRIAERGTHDELLALGGHYAALVSRDSTLEPAV, encoded by the coding sequence ATGCGCACCCCAGGTCCCGACTGGACTCCACCCGCCCGCAAGCCGGGCGCACCCAAGGCACCCGCGCAGCTGCGCCGCATCCTGCGCCTGTTCCGCCCCTACCGGGGCAAGCTGATCGCCGTCGGCATGTTCGTCGGCCTGTCCTCCCTGGTCTCGGTGGCCTCGCCGTTCCTGCTGCGAGCCGTCCTCGACACCGCCATCCCGCAGGGCCGTACCGGCCTGCTGAGCCTGCTGGCCCTCGGCATGATCGCGGTCGCGGTCGCCAACTCGGTCTTCAACGTGCTGCAGACCTACCTCAGCACCAGCGTCGGCCAGCGGGTCATGCACGACCTGCGCACCAGCGTCTACGCCCATCTCCAGCGGATGCCGCTGGCCTTCTTCACCCGCACCCGCACCGGCGAGGTGCAGTCCCGCATCGCCAACGACATCGGCGGCATGCAGTCCACCGTGACCAGCACCGCGACCGCGCTGGTCTCCAGCCTCACCACGGTGGTCGCCACCGTGGTCGCCATGGTGGCCCTGGACTGGAAGCTCACCATCGTCTCGCTGCTGCTGCTCCCGCTGTTCGTGTGGATCAGCCGCCGGGTCGGCAACGAGCGCCGCAAGATCGCCACCGAGCGCCAGAAGCAGCTCGCGGCGATCTCCTCGATCATGCAGGAGTCGCTGTCCGTCAGCGGCATCCTGCTCGGCCGCACCATGGGCCGTTCCCGCGGCCTCAGCGACGAGTTCGCCCGCGAGTCCGACGCCCTGGCCGACCTGGAGGTCCGCGCCGACATGGCGGGCCGCTGGCGGCAGTCCACCATCCAGATCGTGATGGCCGCGATGCCCGCGGTGATCTACTGGGCGGCCGGCCTGACCGGCGGCCACGGCCACACCACCGCGGTGTCCATCGGCACTCTGGTCGCCTTCACCTCGCTGCAGCAGAGCCTGTTCCGGCCCACCGTGCAGTTGCTCCAGGTCGGCGTCGCCGTCCAGGTCTCACTGGCACTGTTCCAGCGGATCTTCGAGTACCTGGACCTGGTCCCCGACATCACCGAGCGCCCCGACCCGGTCACCCGCAGGGCGGGCGCGGGCGAGGTCCGCTTCGACCACGTCGGCTTCAGCTACGACCCCGCCGCCGGGACCCGTCCCACCCTGGACGACATCGACCTCACCGTCCCGGCCGGCACCAGCCTGGCCGTCGTCGGCGAGACCGGATCCGGCAAGACCACCCTCAGCTACCTGGTCCCCCGCCTCTACGACGTGACCTCGGGCCGGGTGCTGATCGACGGCACCGACGTCCGCGACCTCAGCTTCGAGTCGCTGGCCGACACCGTCGGCGTGGTCTCCCAGGAGACCTACCTCTTCCACGCCTCGGTCGCGGACAACCTGCGCTTCGCCAAGCCCGACGCCACCGACGAGGAGCTGCACGAGGCGGCCCGCGCGGCGCAGATCCACGACCACATCGCCGCGCTCCCCGACGGCTACGCGACCATGGTCGGCGAACGCGGCTACCGCTTCTCCGGCGGCGAGAAGCAGCGGCTGGCCATCGCCCGCACCATCCTGCGCGACCCGCCGGTGCTGGTCCTGGACGAGGCCACCAGCGCGCTGGACACCCAGACCGAGCAGGCGGTGCAGCAGGCGCTGGACACCCTCTCGGCCGGCCGAACCACCATCACCATCGCCCACCGGCTCTCCACCGTCCGCGACGCCGACCAGATCGTGGTCCTGGACGAGGGCCGGATCGCCGAACGCGGCACCCACGACGAGCTCCTCGCCCTGGGCGGCCACTACGCGGCCCTGGTCTCCCGGGACAGCACGCTGGAGCCCGCGGTCTAA
- a CDS encoding LacI family DNA-binding transcriptional regulator has protein sequence MDEPRSAAAGTAPTLEDVARVAGVSRATVSRVVNRTRNVDPAIQEAVRQAVAAVGYVPNGAARSLITRRSGSVALVASGAGEGQEEEFRTRFFTDPFFSRVVNGVMGFLRPRGMHPVLMLAETEEARAEVVAYLRQRSADGALVVSTHADDPLPELLVAAGLPAVLFARPARPVPIGFVDLAHQKGARLAADRLVGQGCRRVAVISGPLDIRAARERQDGFLEAMARHGEAVVPTAEGNFTQASGEAAMQRLLLERPDLDGVFAANDLMARGALHILREHGRRVPEHVRVVGFDDSSAAVDSRPALTTVRQPVEEMAAEMARLLLDRIEGRADGPRSAVFDPVLVVRQSG, from the coding sequence ATGGACGAGCCCCGCAGCGCCGCCGCCGGAACCGCTCCGACCTTGGAGGACGTGGCCAGGGTCGCCGGGGTCTCCCGGGCCACGGTCTCCAGGGTGGTGAATCGCACCCGCAATGTCGACCCCGCGATCCAGGAGGCGGTGCGTCAGGCCGTTGCCGCGGTGGGGTATGTGCCCAACGGCGCGGCACGCTCGCTGATCACCCGCCGGAGCGGGTCGGTCGCGCTGGTGGCCTCCGGTGCGGGGGAGGGGCAGGAGGAGGAGTTCCGGACCCGGTTCTTCACCGACCCCTTCTTCAGCCGGGTGGTGAACGGGGTGATGGGTTTCCTGCGGCCGCGCGGGATGCACCCGGTGCTGATGCTGGCCGAGACCGAGGAGGCCAGGGCGGAGGTCGTCGCCTATCTGCGGCAGCGCAGCGCGGACGGGGCGCTGGTGGTGTCCACCCACGCCGACGACCCGCTGCCGGAGCTGCTGGTGGCGGCGGGGCTGCCCGCGGTGCTCTTCGCCCGGCCGGCCCGTCCGGTACCGATCGGCTTCGTGGACCTGGCGCACCAGAAGGGCGCGCGGCTGGCCGCCGACCGGCTGGTGGGCCAGGGCTGCCGGCGGGTGGCGGTGATCTCCGGGCCGCTGGACATCCGGGCGGCGCGGGAGCGCCAGGACGGTTTCCTGGAGGCGATGGCCCGGCACGGCGAGGCGGTGGTGCCCACCGCGGAGGGGAACTTCACCCAGGCCAGCGGGGAGGCCGCGATGCAGCGGCTGCTGCTGGAACGTCCGGACCTGGACGGGGTGTTCGCCGCCAACGACCTGATGGCGCGGGGGGCGCTGCACATCCTGCGCGAGCACGGGCGACGGGTGCCGGAGCACGTCCGGGTGGTCGGCTTCGACGACAGCAGCGCCGCCGTCGACAGCCGTCCGGCGCTCACCACGGTGCGGCAGCCGGTCGAGGAGATGGCGGCGGAGATGGCGCGGCTGCTGCTGGACCGGATCGAGGGCAGGGCGGACGGGCCGAGGTCGGCGGTGTTCGACCCGGTGCTGGTAGTGCGGCAGTCGGGCTGA